GTGAATTCCAAGGTTCTGTTGATGACTTTTAGGAGCGTCGTTTTACCGGACTGCGCCGGACCAATGATACCGAGAATCTCATTTGGACGAACATCAAAGGAAATTCCGTTCAGCGCAGGCTTGTCTCCATAATGCACCTGTAGGTCGGAAATCTCTATTTTATTTTCCACGTTCTCCTCGTTTGCCTAATCTTCCCGTTCTTCATTTTCTACCTCACGCTCTTCTGATTTTTCGCGTTCCACTCGCGCTTCTGTTAATGCCGAAGCCAACAAGCCAGACGGAATTGCTATTAAGCCTACCCCGACAAGCGCAACGAGAGCGGTGAAAATCCTCCCACCAGAGGTTGTCGGATAGACATCTCCATAACCAATTGTGGTTAATGTCACGACAGACCACCACATTGAATCAAGGATGGAGCCGAATTTTTCAGGTTGCACCTCTCTTTCAAAGTAGTGGATGCCGCATGCAGCGAGGTATACAAACATCAACGATAAGATTACCAGTGCTAAAAGCTCCTGTTGAATTTCACGTAGTGCCGCTCCGAGCCGATCTACGGCTAAAATAAACCGCGTCGCCTTAAATATTCTGAAAATTCGCAAGAACCGAAGTATCCGTAATACGCGAAACCCCGGCACGAGGAACAGAGATGGTAAAATGGCGACCAGGTCAATTAGACCATAGAAACTAAAAACGAAATCCCGTTTTTTTCGTTCAATATAGACGCGCAGGGCATATTCTATCGAAAACAGTACCAGAAAAACCACGTCTAAAACAATAAAATGGGTTGCATAAGGATCCACCTCCAATTGCTGCCTATCGGATTCAATCACAAAGACAACAGCAGAAGCGAGAATCAGGAATTGGATGATTCCGGTAAATACACTTCCTTCAACAATTGTTCG
The Candidatus Poribacteria bacterium genome window above contains:
- a CDS encoding ion transporter; amino-acid sequence: MEKKERLRTIVEGSVFTGIIQFLILASAVVFVIESDRQQLEVDPYATHFIVLDVVFLVLFSIEYALRVYIERKKRDFVFSFYGLIDLVAILPSLFLVPGFRVLRILRFLRIFRIFKATRFILAVDRLGAALREIQQELLALVILSLMFVYLAACGIHYFEREVQPEKFGSILDSMWWSVVTLTTIGYGDVYPTTSGGRIFTALVALVGVGLIAIPSGLLASALTEARVEREKSEEREVENEERED